The Ochotona princeps isolate mOchPri1 chromosome 1, mOchPri1.hap1, whole genome shotgun sequence genome has a segment encoding these proteins:
- the LOC118758261 gene encoding zinc finger protein ZFP2-like, with protein MGNGKFCKPPTSWKPDEMPFGKIYASNVPKNKLLSGENLSQHDNMHTGQQFFEHNEKEKTFCKEKIFLMSDKAVIKDPSNNPPVIVGEMIEVEKKIFHNNPSFGKDQQAHSREKLQEYFKSEKSLIYKTELKINQIIHTGKGHFTCGYCKKSFSYKSCLITQQRTDIGENVDVCSECNKAIYQKPELTRNQTLHAGEKQNGCNKLGKAFYQQSSLIRQRIHTGEKSYDCSACGKAFFMQSDLVRHHRIHRGKKPCKCNECGKAFCWKSELIIHQRIHTGEKPYECSECGKAFRRKSHLIIHQSMHTGERAYECTECGKAFCWKSELIIHQRIHTGEKPYGCTECGKAFRRKSHLIIHQSMHTGERPYQCTECGKTFCRKSDLITHQRIHTGEKPYDCTECGKAFSQKSDLKRHQRIHGEEKPYECSECGRAFCMQSELVSHRRIHTEEKPYECNECGKAFFWKSHLIMHQRMHTGEKPYDCTDCGKAFRRKSHLIIHQRTHTGERPYKCTECRKAFCRNSNLIIHQRTHTGEKPYECNECGKTFTQQPTLIRHQKIHKREKPHTYEYEKAV; from the exons ATGGGAAATGGAAAATTCTGTAAACCACCGACTTCCTG gaagcctgatgaaatGCCATTTGGAAAAATATATGCCTCTAATGTGCCGAAGAACAAACTCCTAAGTGGGGAGAATCTCAGTCAGCATGACAATATGCACACTGGTCAGCAATTTTTTGAacacaatgagaaagaaaaaactttctGTAAGGAGAAGATATTCCTTATGTCTGATAAAGCTGTTATCAAAGATCCAAGTAATAATCCACCTGTCATAgtaggagaaatgattgaggttgaaaagaaaattttccatAACAATCCTTCCTTTGGCAAAGATCAGCAAGCACATTCAAGAGAGAAGCTCCAGGAATATTTCAAGAGTGAGAAATCTcttatttataaaacagaactaaaaataaatcagataATCCATACAGGAAAAGGTCACTTTACATGTGGCTACTGTAAAAAATCTTTTAGCTATAAATCTTGCCTTATCACCCAACAGAGAACTGACATAGGAGAAAATGTTGATGTGTGCAGTGAATGTAATAAAGCCATTtaccagaagccagaactcactAGAAATCAGACACTTCATGCTGGAGAGAAGCAAAATGGATGTAATAAGCTTGGAAAAGCCTTTTACCAGCAGTCATCTCTCATTAgacagagaatccacacaggagaaaaatctTATGATTGTAGTGCatgtggaaaagcctttttcATGCAGTCAGATCTTGTTAGACATCACAGAATACACAGAGGGAAAAAACCTTGTAAATGTAATGAATGTGGCAAAGCTTTTTGTTGGAAGTCAGAgctaatcatacatcagagaatccacacaggagaaaaaccttatgaatgcagtgagtgtggaaaagcttttcgtcggaagtcacacctaatcatacatcagagtATGCACACAGGGGAAAGAGCTTATGAATGTACCGAGTGTGGCAAAGCTTTTTGTTGGAAATCAGAGCTAattatacatcagagaatccacacaggggaaaaaccttatggttgtactgaatgtggaaaagcttttcgtCGGAAGTCACACCTAATCATACATCAAAGTATGCACACAGGGGAAAGACCTTATCAATGTactgagtgtggaaaaactttttgtCGGAAGTCAGATCTAATCACacatcagagaatacacacaggGGAAAAGCCATATGATTGtactgagtgtggaaaagcctttagcCAGAAGTCAGATCTAAaaagacatcagagaatccacggagaggaaaagccttatgaatgtagtgaatgtgggaGAGCATTTTGCATGCAGTCAGAGCTTGTTAGCCATCGCAGAATCCACACAgaggaaaaaccttatgaatgtaatgaatgtggaaaagcttttttttgGAAATCACACCTAATCATGCATCAAAGAatgcacacaggggaaaaaccttatgattGTACTgattgtggaaaagcttttcgTCGGAAGTCACATCTAATCATACATCAAAGAACGCATACAGGGGAAAGACCCTATAAATGTACTGAGTGTAGAAAAGCTTTTTGTCGGAATTCAAacctaatcatacatcagagaacccacacaggggaaaaaccttatgaatgtaatgagtgtggaaaaacctTTACCCAGCAGCCAactctcattagacatcagaaaattcacaaaaggGAGAAACCTCATACATATGAGTATGAAAAAGCTGTTTAG